A part of Ascaphus truei isolate aAscTru1 chromosome 2 unlocalized genomic scaffold, aAscTru1.hap1 SUPER_2_unloc_6, whole genome shotgun sequence genomic DNA contains:
- the LOC142473298 gene encoding LOW QUALITY PROTEIN: uncharacterized protein LOC142473298 (The sequence of the model RefSeq protein was modified relative to this genomic sequence to represent the inferred CDS: substituted 1 base at 1 genomic stop codon), giving the protein MDLRLLSFPVDVLERLEIKSEKEETDTGEHLTPIKEEIDAFPVCEIYLNEEQNLSSDTSRSCLTPRSPEVPKNNDSCHILDTYKEPVAHDGEFTDLVQHTAETDSKYGSSKRNARDLRRNHSAQPFLCCQCGKSFSLDRDLLTHLCVPTREQTFTCTDGGSSFSLKGKLPSHQMIQTAVTLFTCTVCGKQLTTKSTLRKHERIHTAEKPFPCSECEKQFSSKSHLLRHQMTHTGEKPFTCSECGKQFSSKSHLLIHQRTHTGEKPFTCSECSKSFSWKSDLLIHQMTHTGEKPFTCSECGKQFSVKSCLLIHQMTHTGEKQFTCTECGKQFTVKSSLLLHQMTHTGEKPFICSECGKQFSIKRNLLIHQRTHTGEKPFTCTECGKQFSIKSSLLIHQRTHSGEKPFTCTECGKQFSIKRNLIRHQMTHTGEKPFTCAECSKSFSWKSDLLRHQMTHTGEKPFTCTECSKSFSRKTELLNHERIHTGEKPFTCTECGKQFSIKRNLIRHQMTHTGEKPFTCAECSKSFSWKSDLLIHQMTHTGEKPFTCTELCGKQLTTKSTLRKHERIHTAEKPFPCSECEKQFSSKSHLLRHQMTHTGEKPFTCSECGKQFSSKSHLLIHQRTHTGEKPFTCSECSKSFSWKSDLLIHQMTHTGEKPFTCSECGKQFSVKSCLLIHQMTHTGEKQFTCTECGKQFTVKSSLLLHQMTHTGEKPFICSECGKQFSIKRNLLIHQRTHTGEKPFTCTECGKQFSIKSSLLIHQRTHSGEKPFTCTECGKQFSIKRNLIRHQMTHTGEKPFTCAECSKSFSWKSDLLRHQMTHTGEKPFTCTECSKSFSRKTELLNHERIHTGEKPFTCTECGKQFSIKRNLIRHQMTHTGEKPFTCAECSKSFSWKSDLLIHQMTHTGEKPFTCTECGKSLSQMSLLSHHRIHTQKEPFPCTXCGESFSQRISSLTHMR; this is encoded by the exons agaTCTACCTGAATGAGGAACAGAACTTGAGCTCTGATACATCCAGAAGCTGTCTGACTCCTCGCAGCCCGGAAGTGCCAAAAAACAATGATTCCTGCCACATTTTAGACACATACAAGGAACCAGTGGCACatgatggtgaatttacagaccttGTACAGCACACAGCGGAGACGGACTCTAAATATGGGTCCAGCAAAAGGAATGCAAGAGATTTAAGAAGAAACCACAGTGCTCAGCCTTTTCtctgttgtcagtgtggcaaaagcttctcactggacagggacctgctcacacacctttgtgtccccACTAGGGagcaaacctttacatgtacagatgGTGGGAGTAGTTTCTCACTGAAGGGAAAACTTCCTtcacaccagatgattcagacagcagtgactctttttacttgtacagtgtgtgggaaacagttaACTACCAAGAGTACCCTCCGAaaacatgagcggattcatacagcggagaaaccattcccatgttcagagtgtgagaaacaattcagttctaagagccacctcctcagacaccagatgactcatacaggggagaaaccattcacatgttcagagtgtgggaaacaattcagttctAAGAGCCACCTCCTAATACACCAGAGgactcatactggagagaaaccattcacatgttcagagtgtagtaaaagcttttcttggAAGAGTGatctcctcatacaccagatgactcatacaggggagaaaccattcacatgttcagagtgtgggaaacaattctcaGTTAAGAGCtgtctcctcatacaccagatgactcatacaggggagaaacaattcacatgtacagagtgtgggaaacaattcacagttaagAGCAGTCTCCTCCTACACCAGATGACGCATACAGGTGAGAAACCATTCatatgttcagagtgtgggaaacaattcagtattaagcgcaatctcctcatacaccagaggactcatactggagagaaaccattcacatgtacagagtgtgggaaacaattcagtattaagagcagtctcctcatacaccagagAACTCAttcaggagaaaaaccattcacatgtacagagtgtgggaaacaattcagtattaagagaaACCtcatcagacaccagatgactcatactggagaaaaaccattcacatgtgcagagtgtagtaaaagcttttcttggAAGAGTGATCtactcagacaccagatgactcatacaggggagaaaccattcacatgtacagagtgtagtaaaagcttttctaggaagacagagctcctcaaccatgagcggattcatacaggggagaaaccattcacatgtacagagtgtgggaaacaattcagtattaagagaaACCtcatcagacaccagatgactcatactggagaaaaaccattcacatgtgcagagtgtagtaaaagcttttcttggAAGAGTGatctcctcatacaccagatgactcatacaggggagaaacccttcacatgtacagagt tgtgtgggaaacagttaACTACCAAGAGTACCCTCCGAaaacatgagcggattcatacagcggagaaaccattcccatgttcagagtgtgagaaacaattcagttctaagagccacctcctcagacaccagatgactcatacaggggagaaaccattcacatgttcagagtgtgggaaacaattcagttctAAGAGCCACCTCCTAATACACCAGAGgactcatactggagagaaaccattcacatgttcagagtgtagtaaaagcttttcttggAAGAGTGatctcctcatacaccagatgactcatacaggggagaaaccattcacatgttcagagtgtgggaaacaattctcaGTTAAGAGCtgtctcctcatacaccagatgactcatacaggggagaaacaattcacatgtacagagtgtgggaaacaattcacagttaagAGCAGTCTCCTCCTACACCAGATGACGCATACAGGTGAGAAACCATTCatatgttcagagtgtgggaaacaattcagtattaagcgcaatctcctcatacaccagaggactcatactggagagaaaccattcacatgtacagagtgtgggaaacaattcagtattaagagcagtctcctcatacaccagagAACTCAttcaggagaaaaaccattcacatgtacagagtgtgggaaacaattcagtattaagagaaACCtcatcagacaccagatgactcatactggagaaaaaccattcacatgtgcagagtgtagtaaaagcttttcttggAAGAGTGATCtactcagacaccagatgactcatacaggggagaaaccattcacatgtacagagtgtagtaaaagcttttctaggaagacagagctcctcaaccatgagcggattcatacaggggagaaaccattcacatgtacagagtgtgggaaacaattcagtattaagagaaACCtcatcagacaccagatgactcatactggagaaaaaccattcacatgtgcagagtgtagtaaaagcttttcttggAAGAGTGatctcctcatacaccagatgactcatacaggggagaaacccttcacatgtacagagtgtgggaaaagccttTCTCAAATGAGCCTCCTCTCCCACCACAGGATTCATACACAGAAGGAACCATTTCCATGCACATAGTGTggggaaagcttttcacagaggATCAGCAGCCTTACACACATGAGATAA
- the LOC142473294 gene encoding uncharacterized protein LOC142473294 has translation MEETPYLRQTSMELQPLEAQIARQQDVENNHAGEVLQAEADFPDSDQRHIYVLPAIPDQRNIYQKAYQTMAKVITKKRLLKTILCLSICFAFLAISASVIFRLQWHFVTQQEGEIINWKRTAAHSITTPDSGIVKRGLHYDLKPVEIQSVGIPQGVYWKPFPKPIIQKRKTLGISQVVLFDSTVLAKQAGITTPEGRKLVTQHLNAQMQQLQSTSLKYDLPLHDHWKQQSYREQRCYAEFGHCYFIDFQGTRKWPTKELKADHCPRPGVTMDNISIYSGWWNSSITAEDLLHKLQDVMEDAKTGQLKTAALPKEWNTKGDGMLFREPTAWDTCTQPRFATFTNTTYYSHSCKGFNNACGITLEKFINEGICDKDTTVFKYGCKPCSFYYNLTQGYFNWQPKMIDQGFLHFSGLRGFWCVERIVIMKPNYKVYSLFQKCLNDSLHMNVDTVIRAMSDLMNVQIAPNDKPCDYDTCTTHNIVNMPYSEAMWGTNATINAIVYYENDTEFMNECKVSSKTSTRQLLTNDDVLITTGHLLSDSVSVISQISDSNDEELRRGILVLRDHMIKFASYTISDITVLSEEIKALVILNHITSIRLTMQSKKVDISLLNLTLITQTLNLSPKESEILAYVSQTTVYDIRERNHRRVHNPDDSLWEVFLYYELFIPGDVYTTNWELLNFGHITHTGSYFARVQVAQPFQYMSVKCDREFFISTIRCVDRGYLICDDIIQHMPCNDQMQGSNCPITATPIQTPFTLIHSLDNGSYIVLSTEEDCDIPPFQASLVTVNGSIQCYGTTLIPPLLHQTFTSGVHFQVPAITLILPHMTAYLAHLKKMKVTIGFTHDIVHTLLQRVHSELLRVDLHLGDFPQWLTTLGESLKTFWPMTGNFLTKIGTSLQTTGKSIFSGLGNAFGILGYLKPLLFFILGIIILVILLRIFSFLPKMKRRSA, from the exons ATGGAGGAGACACCGTATCTGCGACAGACTTCGATGGAGCTGCAGCCTCTCGAAGCACAGATTGCAAGACAACAGGATGTGGAAAATAATCATGCAGGTGAGGTCCTACAAGCTGAAGCTGACTTCCCTgacagtgaccaaagacatatatatgtgttaccTGCCATACCGGATCAACGCAATATTTACCAGAAGGCCTATCAAACAATGGCTAAGGTGAtcacaaagaaaagactgttaaagactattttgtgtctctcaatctgttttgcttttctagcaatatcggccagcgttattttcaggttacaatGGCATTTTGTGACTCAGCAAGAAGGAGAGATCATCAACTGGAAACGTACAGCTGCACACAGTATTACCACACCAGACTCCGGAATCGTGAAACGAGGACTACACTACGATTTGAAACCGGTGGAGATACAGTCGGTGGGTATACCTCAAGGTGTGTATTGGAAGCCGTTTCCTAAACCTATCATCCAGAAACGAAAGACTTTGGGGATTTCACAGGTTGTGCTGTTTGATTCAACTGTGCTAGCTAAACAAGCTGGTATAACTACGCCAGAAGGAAGGAAGCTGGTGACACAACATCTGAATGCACAGATGCAACAGCTGCAATCTACAAGCCTGAAATATGatttaccccttcatgaccattggaagcagcaaagctaccgtgaacaacgttgttatgctgaatttggacattgctatttcattgactttcaaggaaCACGTAAATGGCCAACGAAGGAGCTGAAAGCTGATCATTGCCCTCGGCCTGGTGTGACCATGGACAATATAAG TATTTACTCAGGATGGTGGAACTCATCAATAACCGCTGAGGACCTGTTACACAAACTTCAAGATGTGATGGAAGATGCTAAAACTGGACAGCTAAAGACAGCAGCACTTCCGAAAGAATGGAATACAAAAGGTGATGGTATGTTGTTTCGTGAACCTACAGCATGGGACACTTGCACTCAACCACGCTTTGCTACATTTACCAATACTACATActacagccattcatgtaaaggttTCAACAATGCGTGTGGTATCACATTGGAGAAATTCATTAATGAAGGAATCTGTGATAAGGACACTACAGTATTCAAATACGGTTGTAAACCATGTTCTTTTTATTACAATCTCACGCAAGGCTATTTTAACTGGCAACCGaaaatgattgatcaaggatttttacatttttctgggttacgaggtttttggtgtgtggagcgaatagtgattatgaaacctaattacaaagtctactccctgttccagaaatgtctcaatgatagtttgcatatgaatgttgacacggtaatcagggcgatgagcgatttgatgaatgttcaaatagctccaaatgataaaccctgtgattatgacacgtgcaccacacataatattgttaacatgcccTACTCAGAGGCAATGTGGGGTACGAATGCAACAATTAATGCCATAGTGTATTATGAAAATGACACAGAGTTCATGAATGAATGTAAAGTTTCAAGTAAAACATCTACAAGACAATTGCTTACTAACGATGATGTTCTTATAACCACAGGACACCTGCTGagtgattctgtttctgttataagtcaaatctctgactcaaatgatgaagaattaaggagaggtattttggtgttaagagatcacatgataaaatttgcttcctacacaatttcagatataacagtgttatctgaagaaattaaagctttggTTATTCTTAATCACATTACTTCTATCAGGTTAACAATGCAAAGTAAAAAGGTTGACATATCACTTTTGAATCTCACTTTGATCACACAGACTCTCAATTTAAGTCCGAAAGAATCTGAAATCCTGGCATATGTTTCACAAACcacagtttatgacatacgagaaagaaaccacagacgggttcataaccctgatgactctTTATGGGAAGTTTTTTTatactatgaattatttattccaggagatgtgtatacaacaaattgggaactgcttaattttggacacataacacacacaggttcttatttcgcaagggtgcaggttgctcaaccatttcagtacatgtctgtgaaatgtgatcgtgaatttttcatcagcactataagatgtgttgatagaggttatttgatttgtgatgacattatacagcacatgccttgcaatgatcaaatgcaaggtagcaactgcccgataactgcaacacccattcaaactccttttacattaattcacagcttagataatgggagttacatagtgttatctacagaagaggattgcgatataccaccttttcaggcatcacttgtcacggttaatgggagtatacagtgttatggtactacacttattccacctctgttacatcagacattcacatctggagtacatttccaggtaccagctatcacactgatccttcctcacatgacagcctatttggcacatttaaagaaaatgaaggttactatagggttcacacatgatatagtacatacccttttacagagagttcacagtgaattactacgtgttgatttacacctgggtgattttccccagtggttaactacactaggtgaatcattgaaaactttttggccaatgacaggtaattttttgacaaaaataggcactagcctacaaactactggtaaaagtatttttagtggactagggaatgcgtttggaatcctaggttatttgaaaccactattgttttttattttagggataataatacttgttattttgcttcgtattttctcttttcttccgaagatgaagaggcgatcagcttaa